The region ctaaccCCGGGTTACTCCGAAGTCTTCCTAGCATTTcaacagcaaaggcaatgtcgggtcttgtgcacacctgagcatacatcaagcttctAACAGTAGATGCATATGGGAtattcttcatttcttccttttcaaaatcattcgttggacactggctcaaatttaatttatcacccttaacaataggagcaacacttggtgaacaatctttcatctgaaatctctctaaaactttgttaatgtagggttcttgagatagacctaagatacccTTGTATCTATCTCGATGGccaatgccaatgacataagatgcATCACCCATAtacttcatctcaaagttctttgagagaaattgcttcacctcatgtagcatgcccttatcattggttacaagaagaatatcgtccacatataaaacaagagaacaaatcttactcccattGACCTtttggtatatacattgatccatgacattctcttcaaatccaaaagaagagatgacatcatggaattttaaataccattggcggggcacttgttttaaaccatagatggacttcttaagcttgcacaccaaatgcttaacatcactagaggagaatccttctggttgtttcatgtataccttcttctctaggtcaccatttaggaagacgattttcacatccatctgctgcagctctaaatcgaaatgagcaactaatgccaggataactctgagggaatctttcttagataccaGAGAAAATGACTCAGTctagtcaattccttctttttgagtgaatcccttagcaacgagtctcgctttgtgtctctcaatgttgcctaatgagtctttctttgttttgaagacccatttacacctaATAGCCCttgccccattaggcaactcaacaagatcccagactctgttgctcttcatagaattcatttcttcattcatggcattgtaccacaatTCTGATTCTTTactattcatagcttgtgaaaaagtttctggatcattttcggctccaatattgtagtcagattcttgtaAATACACAAcgtagtcactaggtatcgccgattttattgtcctagtagatcttcttaaggctacaccaacAGGCTCTTGGGGAGTGGGTGGTTCggcttgttgttcaacaattataggcaactcctGAACAACTTGATTAATTTTAACTTCATCATTGACTTatggatcttcaacaattggttgtggaggttcaacatccatttggacttcaggggtgttatcaaccacaatcaatcttgctcttgaggtggagggttctgaaggatctctctcagaacctaagtccttggattgatgATTCCCACTAATtaaggcattttcaagaaattttgcattccttgattccacaatcctagtgctatgagatggacaataaaacttgtaacctttagaccttttagcatatccaataaagtatccacttatggtccttgggtccagtttattttcttgtggattgtataccctaacttcagttgggcatccccaaatgcgtacatgttgcaaactcagtttccaacctttccataattcaaaaggagtttttgaGACTGCCTATGTTGGAACTCGgtttaatatgtacacggatgtctttagagcttcagtccacaaggatttaggaagtttagggttgctgctaagcatactccacaccatgtccatcaatgttcggtttctcctttttgcaacaccattttgctcgggtgtactaggcatggtatattgggcaacaatcccattttctatTGCAAAAGGGCCAGctgcttgtccatcttcagtgtatctaccataatattctctacatctatctgatctcactatcttaatttgcttgttgcattgcttttttacttcagctttaaatatcttaaagacatctaacaCTTCGcctttgttatgaagtaagtagatatacatgtagcgtgagtaatcatctatgaaagagatgaagtatttctgaccatatgagtacatgtctggactacatatatcaaTATGTATTGATTTCTAATAGGtcggaactcctatggacaccacttttcttaaacttggaggtatgctttcccttaatgcaatccacacaagtatcaaaatcagtaaaatctaaggtattgagtaccccacCTTTCACTAACCTtttaattctatcaatggagatatgtcccaatctctggtgccataatgtagaggaattctcattcataacacatcttttattgccagcgtgaacgTGCATAGTATTATAAGtggtattgttttgtaaattaaggcagtaaagaccatcCGACATAATACCATTTtcaacacattcagatttattatataaattaaaagatttgtctgaaaatgtaaaggaaaatccaaaaggtacaagtcttgaaacgtgttatccccgtttcctcccTGCACACGTGGCCCTGAGCACTAAATCCATGGGATATCATGAAGGCATCTGAGGCCCAGATCGAGCCCAATAGACGGGGAAGGAGTACATCCTGATGGCCCAAATATCAGTAAGCCCAACATTATCCTAGAATATAAGTCGGGGCCATGAAGTTGGAATGTTTTGTCTTCCCGGACCCAGGGTAAGATGTCGCCCGggatgacgatgaggatgacgtTTTCAAGTCTAAAATGAACCGGGATGATAGGGGATGAACCCGAGCTCTGGTAAACAGACCAGGGTCTTGGTAAATGGATCAGGATGTTGGTAAACGAACCCGAATCAGGTGATCGGGTTGGGCGTGATCAATTGTCCCTGATACTGACATCACCCTGAGAAATACGGAGTTTTATCTCCTCAACTAACTtgtagaagaggttacatacggaatgtacgccATTATTCtgaacagtactgccactactctgacggatcctgtcccccgaatctccttagaagcccacgcgaacCAGACTGAAGCTGTGTACTGTTGTCAGTCTTACAACGTGGTTATGCTCAAGTCGGCCCAATGGCCCctgattagtgtattttatttaataaaatcctttgtattaagctcCATCAGTGTGCAAATagtgtttatacccttattgggcccagattagtccggcccaagcccagagcactcaactgcctataaatatgaacagttgtgcaCTGTGGAAAGGATCCGATTTTTTTTCTTGTaagcatacactctgctcaaaCTCAGAGAAAACTCCATTACTAAAGCTCCTTAAGCTATAATataatagactcgtggactaaggctctttaacgccctaACCACATAAAATCCCTAGTGTGATTATCTTTAACTTTTTTCTCTTAGCTCTCTAagtctttcataattctagtttccgaaatgCTCGGTAAACAAAACAGAAAagaagtttctagagaaacttggtacataaaaggtcttttctaattttaaaatgaaatcgctacttaaaactaaatggcacgttccaatagcctccacatgtgagcccatcttgtttctggacaagatgctttgctcacttcccactagCCTCCctaggttttgtaaaccctgtaaggaatttgaaatgtggatttttgatccagaatcaatccatcatgtgttaatattaacattagccatattagattcataacaaacgaatgaaattggattaccttgtcgtccatccatttcttgaacttggcgcatccctttttcgcatgtcccttctttttgcagaaaAAAATACTTGATGGAATCAATCTTTATTTCGCCTTGGGGGGGCACTTTATTTTTCCTCTTGTCCTTCTTCGATGGTTTGCGTTTCTttccttgggtggccatgtgagcactttcaccttgttcctgtaggatccttgcttcttcttgagcacacatagttatcagttcattgatactccatttgtccttatgtgtgttgtaggaaattttgaaaggcccgtattgaggtggaagattgttaaggatgtagtgaactaggaaggtttcaggaatcactacatcgagcttcttcagttgagcagaaatgtccctcatctttaAGATATgctctctaactcctttgacaccagtgagttttgtggatgagaactggtggatgaggttgttgtaaagtgtTTTGTTTGAAGTGTCAAAATGCTCATCAatcagtttgatcaagtctttaactttctcaggttgctccaccgatccaTGCATTCCCATAGGGATCTTGGACATAATGAACATGATGTTGAGGCGATTGGATCgctcccatttttcatatagtgTGATATCTCATAAACAGTGCTAGTCCCAGTGATTGTAGCAGGTTTGTCCTTtcttattgcgtagtccatgtcagcgcagcctaaatgaagaagaactcattccttccagattttgaaattgtcatccctaagctcaggaatttcggtaaggattttAGCGAAATTAGAGGAagatgaagaagctgcatgaataggattgCAAACTTAGATTTTTAAAGATTAAGACTTAATaaagtcatgttttaccaatgtataacatgctaAATGATGAAATTTTACTAAACAAAAATTGCTTGTgagctaaatttttaatttaataaaattggatgtatatgatgatagattattcaaatgaattatttgggataaattaaGGTTGGATATTTCTATCTaaattaaactttatgataaaactattaaattaattattataactcttgtgggtaaattaagaaaattaatttaatatattatcctaattaattatataaatataataaaatttctgtggggtaaaattattatatctatataatcaatcataatttatgtccattatgtgatcctttcaaattaatatataattttatataattaaagatgttgtgtctactccctaattatttaaaattatatggttcgctagacattatgttttaggctctatgAAGACCTgagaacaatttcgttataacataatagaCAATCgcagagagtagtgctcctagtgtggtcatccgaagatcattaaaaatcgttctagattgagcatttgtctcagtttcatgcgttcttatgtcaaccacaaaattgtttatgtattattcataattttattcaccctaaatattttatgaatataaatgtgctaaatattattcaacctatcttaatgtttgaatataatctaaatatatctagcacaataatggaatatataacgtatttaaaataataaagtcacacatataacattaaatataattatactaaaaataaattttgcatgaataataacaaaataatcatataaattagcataattatttatatgtatgaaaataaatacaataattccacACATATACTTAATGACAGAAAAATTcatgctaaataagacaataaaatcatttattgattcggtgaattaataaaataattgcataaacttaattgtaaatgaaaaatgtaattacattattaaaatatcacaattatttaatattgcatgaataaaagaaatataccatgcaataaatacaccaaaatcaagtaattgcacattttaattaatttccaaatatataatataccaaaattatatgttttaattaaattggcaaaaaattaaaaaattaaatttattgtctaaataagcattaaaatcataaaataataaaattccaaaaataaattaaaaaatggtaattttcataatttttatgaatttttcttaattttttttaaaaatctgcCTTGGGGAAACGACATGCAAGTCGTTTTCCCTCAATGTTGTGGTATGACCCGTCAAACGACTGGTCGTTTTGCGCTTCATTGGAGAAAACGACGTGTCATTTGCGTCGTCTTCTCCAGTGAACTTGGTCGTTTTGACCCGGTTTTTTTTAAACGAGTCACGTCGACCCGAGTTCGTACTCGGTCTGAAATTGCCATTTTTGATGTCGAATTCTCTGTTTTTCAGCCCAGACCAAaccaaaatcaataaataaagtgaTGCCTCGTGTTTGTTTgcataaaaaaataactaaaaatcaaCTTTAATTTCAAAGAAAATTTTCGGCCATAACCGGGTTCTTCAAGACTTCAGCGACATGAAGTTGAAAGCTCGTTTTTAATGCTTAAAATCATTAGAAAAGATTAACCAATGAGTTTCTAATGGCATTTAGATTAAAAAAATGGATTTGAATCATAAAGCCAAAAAAAAACCTATAAACTATTGGCTTTGAACGTGTTCATGAATATCTTGAATGCTTCCAAGGGTTTCAAAACTCGTTTTTAATGCATATATCGTCAGAAAACACGAGCTAAAGGATTTCTAATAGcattaaaaatgaaaaaacaaaTTTGAATTTAAGAACCAAAATTTTGATGCATCGACCAAACTCATAGCTTTTAACACATATTTATGCTATAGTTTTAATGCACAAAATATGTTAGAAATTGATAAACTAGAACAATCTTAACAACAGTATGCAGTTAAACAATCCAAACAAAATTTTTAATCATTCGACAATATAAATATACACGAAtacatatatgtgtatatatgaatatataggcatataattcataaaatatatatatatatgcatacaaaAATAACAAAGCAGAGataaacctggctctgataccaaatgttagattaaatgTTAATCTAGATGCATAACAATCCTAATGCGGAATAAACCATTTGTTATAAAATTTAGAGGATCAAATATATGTACTTCTAACCATTGTTATTGATAATCTCGTTCTACAACTCTAGATCTACAATAGAAAATAAgagaaattagaacgagtacacgagCTTCCAAGCTCTcgctaactcttttagatggaatTACTGAAAGACATAATAATGAGTtatgagcttggggaccggtactctatatttatagagtgagacattTCATCAGAGTCCCTGCtacagattgagatattctctcaatcgGTTGGGATAtacaaaatcaggtaacaaataatgttgaccattaattagaatatttgtcaataaataaaatattgactttgatatattaaatcaattagttgtaacaaattaattttatatactatataaataaatattctaacaataTGAGCATTATTTTCCAACAAAAATCATGCGAGCCCACAAGTACTCAAAACATAGATACAGCATATTTGGCCTAGACCCAAACGTGACAGTATTGGTAGTATTTGTTTTTTTCCTTCAAAGTTTTAACTAATAGAGTTACCATGATATCTTATACTTGTGTTGGTAATAATATCCATACCTTACTACTCACTAGTTTTATTTAATAGAGGGTACTACTACAATTACTTTTAACAAGATAGCACACCTACTATTTGTTGTGTCAGTGCCACCtattttttaatagttttttttttttgaaaaagaacttCATTAGATTAATCAATAATCAACCATATCAACTAGATGAGCAATACATCAAATAATTACATtcaaacataaagactcaaaaTCATGTCGAAGACTATTATTTGCCAATATATAAGTCACTTAATGATTCTCCTCGCGGGGAATGAAGATCGTGCTACCTTAACATACTATAATTAGACCTTGCTATATCAATCAACTACGCACACCCATAGCCTAATAAATACTCTCTTCTAACTGAGTAAAATCTTGTAcgttttatttaataattatagttGAATTTCGTCACTTATGAACTTGGATATCGTATGGTATATATGGACGTAATAAAACGGTTGAACCATACTCATAAATTTGCTTGTATAATCATTCATTAGCCTAATTTTCATAAAACCAACCTAACAAATGTTTTTGTTTTGTAATTCAAATATATAGAAGGGAAGGTaagttatttttctttaaaaaaagaaaagaaaagaaagataaatGTTCACATGGGATTATTATCGtacaaaaaaaatagatatattgCTTGTTTCAGTGGCGTATATATCGAGGAATTAGTTGAAGGggatgcaattttttttttcaaaaaaaataatataatatgctAAAAATTCTTCACATTTCTTGTAATACTTGTAATGACTACTATTGTGATTTTCGACATGTTGTTTTAATATGCTTATTTTCTTCCAATTTGAAAATCCCTCACTAACAAATGGGTTGTCACCAGCTTGTTTTCTAATGTTTGATTTGAAAAAAATAGCAACATAGGCAAAATGCAAAATTCTTACTGATGTTATATTCCAGCCAAGTAGAAAATTGATCAAATCATGCAATGTTAAATCGACGATCCTGTGTTCCAAAGAATATCTTAGGAAATTCATTATTTTTTGGTTGACAAGGCCCTTGTTGTAGATAATGTCTTCGAATTTCATCTTGAATATTTGCATTGTAACTGGAAATTGGAGGTTTTGCAATTGGTAGGAAGATTAGTCATATCAATTGAAGTacgagtttttttttaattatcaaccTCTACTTCAAGAAAACGTAACATAATTGAAACTTTTTATCTTTTTGAATTGTCAACCTCCATCTCAGAAAAATGTGACACATTTGATActcttttataataatttttcatATCTGTGTCAAATAAATATAAAACtgataaaaatatcaaataattatacaacatattttcttacataatttgtattaataaattacacatttatattgataaaaatatcaaatatttTTAGAACATATTTTCTTACATAATTTGTATTAATAAATTACACATTTATATtgataaaaatatcaaataaatataaaacaattttttttttatgtacagCACATACACATACAATTCTTTCACATATATATTgataaaaatatcaaatatatatttgttacaatatcaaataaatatagaacaattaaaaaattacacatttttattgatataaatattaaaGAACAAATctttattgaaaaaaatataaaagaacaATTTATTTTATGTAGTAAATGCCAATaattcttttattataatttttttaaattattatacaataattttaaattaactaaaattaaaaattacgctttttataaattataaaagtctcaaaaaattatttttatttagataAAAACGAATTGAGTTTTATAAAGATGAAAATTAGAGAAAatttaactttaaaaataatatcggaatttgtaattttcatttattttaattacgcatgtttaaatagaatatataatatattaattataaacaaTTATAACAAATAAAAGCTACCAGAGAAGGATGGCAAAGTTCGCTTTTCTCTTCTTTAGAGGGATGGTTTATTTTGTTTCATGACCAATTTTTACTTTCTTTTTCtaccaaaaaaaataaaacacttACTTTTTTTTATCTGGGGCTATAGCCCCAGCTAGTCCTATACTGGGTCCGCCCCTGCCCTCACTACTATGTAGCTATATTCTTCACTTTTATTggtaatatataataattattctaGTTAGCTTTATTACGAATTTGAACTACTGCATTACATAACTGTATTCCTCTCAAATTAATAATCCATTTTTTATCATCGTCATAAAGCTCTATCCTTATTCTACGTGAAGTGCAGGTCAGTTAttcaataaatgtatatatatatatatatatatatgtgtgtgtgcatgAAGTAGTAGCAAACAAATTAAGAGAAATGGATGTTACCATGGCATTAGGGTTTTGGTAAATATATATTAAACTAAGCGATTTTGgtaaaatgatttattttttgaAGTCATTTTGTATTGTGCACTAGTTTTGataatattttgaaaatgatgTATGATACTCCAGATAGCTGATCAAAAAATTCACAAAATTGATCGAAATTTTAGACATGgactattttgaaaaaaaaattatgaaaactaAACCAGATTGCAAAACTCTAAAAAGAAATTTAAAGTTCATTTTcaccaattatatatatatatatgcttgtgTTACATATATATACTAGTTAAGATAATATTTCTTTTCCAAAAGGGGTTTCAACCTTATCAGGATTTGGTAGGATATACaagtatatatacattaaaaaaacatttatatactctttttacaataaaaatgcttattatattattatgtatatttatgttAAAAGTGGTAGTGGTTGTTTCAAGTTGTAATGCTATCTTGGATGTATGCAGAAATAAACATTCCGAGCCCCCCAATTCTCATAAAAAACCCTTTCACACCAAATATATTTACTCAAATCATGATGTCTTGGAATGTCAGTTATTGAACTTGTACTATTACTACAAGCCAAAAACAAGGTCCTTTTCTACGAATTATCAACTTGAGTACTATTAACCCTGAAATagcaatttttttgaaaaaaaaatctttatcaTTTTTCTCTTCTCAACAGTATCTACTTAAAACCTTCTTGTGCAAAAGTTTAACTCAAACATGGCACCAAGGGCTATGGGAACATCAAGTATTCCAGAACAAAAGCTGCAACAACTCGAAAAGGCGGTCGCAGCCATGGAAATGGCGAAAGCTTCAAGCTCTATAACAAGCACAAGAGAGTCATCAAGTTATAGCATAGCTAAGGAGAAAGAGGGTATTCATGGTGATGATGATAACAAAGGATGTTGTACTCCAAAGGGTAAGAGACATAGGATACCAGAGTTGTTATCTTGTCCACCACCTCCAAAGAAGAGAAAGGTAGCAACTTCAAGCTGCACATTCAATAAAAGATCTCCTATAGCTTTTTTCTCTCCCCCTGATCTTgacctcttcttcttttttgctttTAGGAATAGTAGTTGCTAGAAATTTATTATGCTTTATTATAGTATAGAGTTGAGATTTGAGAAGAGGTTTCTGAGTTTTGTActgtatttatattaatataattactctCATAATATAGTTTAATTACTTTGTTAGCTTTTAATTGTCTAGTTTGTGCTAGATTGTAAGCTTTGATCGAATGGATACCATATATTTAAGATGAATTTCATTATAAGGTTTTTGATGAAATCCATGTTTCTGTATCTGTGTTATATAATTAACCTGacttttcttctttctcttcttcttcttcttcttcttcttcttcttctcaagagtatttatatatatatatatatatatatgttatatataaattttgaatgTATATAGAATGTGTAAAATTAAAACCCATGCAGTATGAGTGAATATTTGGAATTTTTATGAAAGCTAGCCTAGCTCATCAGTTGCAAATGACTACATGTGTTTTtagttcaaatttcaaatttctttgatattataatagtAAAGAATCCTAGGGTCAACCTCATAATAGAACAgagaaaagtgaaaaaaaaaaggttttttttttctttttcttttaatatgttaattgctttttttttttattaggtGTAAAAGGTTCTGCATGCCTTTTAGGTATATACTTTTGAGTTTTGAATATTGATCGAGCTGGTATTTATCGAACAATATTGAACTTTTTCTTTCACTGTTTGCTTGTGGGATATAATATTGACTTCTCTAATACAGGCATCATATTAACAAAAGTAAAATCTAATTGTGTATATAGGTTTTCATGAGTTTTGTTAGAGTATTTATTCATTTTGATAAAGATTGAATAAATTTTATTTCACTTGTTTTAATCTTAATGTTTTAATATTCAATTGCATTTAGCTctgaaaataataattaatgtcTTCCATAAAAATGGTAACTTACAATATTTTACCATGACTTCTTTCACTTGCTTTCTGAATCTTAATTTGACTTTTTAATTAAGTTACATATATATTATGTATGTGTGTGTATCCAATATTTCTATCTAGATCCTTGAAATATTTTAAACACCGACAACTTTTAAAAAGTATACTTAAGCTCATAGTATTCCAAATCTGTCAACCCAACAAAGTATAATAATATTATCATAATGCCCATCTGATTATGGTTAATACAATGATATCTCATAAAAAAGATTCAAATATTAGTGTCTTATCATCAAAGAGAAAACTTTGGATTCTCTATTatacctttcttcttcttcttttccatATATCTTCACATATAGAAAAGAATTTTCCCTGAAAGTTTCTTTAGATATATTAGTTATCCTCTAGGAAAAAGTTAACCACTCAGATGTTGAATTCAGGtgcttatataattatatatatgtgtgcataTGTGTATGTGTCAGAATTAGCTACTAgtgaataataatattattattgcaTGTAATAAGAGAATCCAATGAAGCACACACGTGTGGTAATAGGAGGAATCTTCTCCATCATTGTATTGTAATTTTCTCGTGAAAATTTGATTTTCCCGAGAAAATTCGAGGCTGAAATAAATACAAGTAATGTTTGATATGTTGGTAAGTGTAGAATAATATTGATCAGCTACCCCAGTAGTTCTGACCACATCTCTGGAATATCTGTGTGGTGTGTCCCCAGAGAAGAAGGGGGGCTTCATGTGAGGCATAATGTGATCTAGTAAGGGAGCCACCTGCATGGTTTAAGTTAGACAAACACACTTTCCAGCCCCAATTCAGAAATGGTCAGATTTTTCCCACGGGTACTAGGGTGGGTAGACTATTTGGTACACATTTATGATGTAATAAAATAACATGTTGTATCTATGTATCTATTTATATGAGTGAATTGATTTTTGCATTTAATTATATGGATGACATGCTTTAATTTTAACACCCATCTTTTCggtaataaattatatatatatatatatataaatatatgagaATTTTCATAGGCCATTCACTTTAACTATTACCGGTGGGGCTCTCCGTGTTCTCAATCTGTGAACaattttcagcgcgattttttttatgtctgtgtatattgtagctatgcaaattttcaaaaaattctgaatagtttacagtaccgaaaactaagttgaAACacgttgcacgcgtgactaatttttttttatgcgcgtggagaGCAACATATttaaacttagttttcggtactgtaaactattcagaattttctgaaaatttgcaggatgctctaaatagctacaatattcacggtcataaaaaaagtcacgccgaaaactgttcacgggtcgagaaacactgaaagccctaccggtagggcttaaagtgaagcctctaTAAGAGAATTCTCCTATACATATATATGCAATTAAGTTtttatgataataatattatatataaaagaatgatataaacatattaaaaaaattaactaaaatactatttatgattttaaaaaaaataatatgataaattttTAGATGacaaatttatgaaattatttaaatcacacattATATTTGAAAAGGAAGTTTGCTTatctagataaaaaaaaaaaaaaaaatttattctaatttcttatgtagttacacagtCATACTATTTGTAGACATAACACGtacatataatgtatttataatgtttgttgttatatatttatataagttagttTAAGagataaatgaaaaaaatttaataaaattaagattatatattatatattattataacatttgaattaaaattaatataattatttaatatctaatattgtttaaatattattgtaataatgatattttataacatttaaatttatattaatataattaataaatatttatttttattagttataaaatatattatgttaaatatttagaatattc is a window of Humulus lupulus chromosome 4, drHumLupu1.1, whole genome shotgun sequence DNA encoding:
- the LOC133829472 gene encoding cyclin-dependent protein kinase inhibitor SMR9-like; the encoded protein is MAPRAMGTSSIPEQKLQQLEKAVAAMEMAKASSSITSTRESSSYSIAKEKEGIHGDDDNKGCCTPKGKRHRIPELLSCPPPPKKRKVATSSCTFNKRSPIAFFSPPDLDLFFFFAFRNSSC